A genomic segment from Ramlibacter agri encodes:
- a CDS encoding malto-oligosyltrehalose synthase produces MNAPGELERAALAEEARSLGITDRYHGFWGNEELVSEEVLRRAIESVRGDGREPPRQHLGLPAVHVGHEQEPITLQWACEDAQAAQWQLAPEDGGAPIATGDLQHAEGQGTITLPADLAMGYYRLTLQGAPEGEYCRVVAAPRHSYVPAPLHEGERWWGCTIQLYALRSSRNWGIGDFGDLRRLCDAAAHQGASFLGLSPLHALFPHNPAAASPYSPSSRKALNPIYLDVQTLVDLSGCEEATQKVQSETFQERLRALRDAEMVDYPGTAAAKGEVLRLLWQHFERHELHKDHSRGAHFLRYVRERESTLGRHALFEALQEHLHAADANVWGWPAWPQEYRDPGGEATRAFASEHASDVQYRFWLQWLAELQLEACQRYARTRGMGIGLYCDLAVGVNGGGAETWMEHELFALGMHAGAPPDPLAVKGQDWGLPPWSPHRLQQARYQPFIDTLRANMRHCGALRLDHAMALMRLFWTGPDGGTYVEYPLEDLMGVLALESRRHECMVIGEDLGNVAPRMREAMREGSLLSYRPLLFEREDDGGFRPPANWLPQALAVFSTHDLPTLRGFWLGEDIELATRLQLYPNPQAREEHVLSRAQDRARLLMALEREQLLPEGVSVQPTSLPDATPGFTDAVYAFLARTPCWLVGVQLEDVTGQVLQVNVPGTTEDRFPNWRRKLSVTLEGLGSDPRWASVTQVLREARSGPSIAAQAPRELPALDTALIPCGTYRVQFHKGNTFEQVTQAIPYLRAMGVSHLYSSPYLRARPGSTHGYDIVDHGELNPEVGDEVAHGRLCQALRRNGMGQILDVVPNHMGVLEADNAWWLDVLEHGRGSPHAEFFDIEWNPAQPDLAGRLLLPVLGDQYGKVLEAGEIQLHFAPEDGEFRLHYWDHRFPLDPASYPEILATLPAPPARDDSEGDSHAVVGALLDSFGRLPSRDVPTPEGRASRVRDSAVYKRQLARLAQRHEWLARWIEACVQRLNGQAGEPSSFDALDRLIRAQAYRLADWRVASDDVNYRRFFDVNTLAALRMEKPEVFEATHRKVLHWLQDGMLTGLRIDHPDGLSDPQHYFEQLQARYAGQAEVAGHHPRALYLLVEKIQAEHEPLPEDWPVHGDTGYRFGSLVNGLFVEGRNENALLAAYHAFTGESTDFDEILYQCKRLIIETSLYSELNWLTHALYRLTRSNRRRWDFTRNRLRWALAEVAAAFPVYRTYLRVGEPASAMDRRHIDWAISAAERRLGGSEATVLAHLREVLLGEGEGADLPAGPRARFIARWQQYTAPVTAKSMEDTAFYRYLPLLSLNEVGSDPRSFGVSIAAFHFANATRQRHRPHCMLGTSTHDSKRGEDLRSRIDVLSEMPAQWEDSLLRLSHWAQLYVTRNSKATWPTGNDVWLLFQTLVGLWPARPPGEAERESIRTRVQDYMRKAVREAKQNTSWVCPEGEYEDALERYVDGVLRSSQPTPFADELQKITARIAPFGFRNSLAQVALKYTVPGVPDLYQGCEHWNFSLVDPDNRRHVDFGKLAADLEGLRALYANGHPDTEQWRALHASVADGRLKQLVTWRLLQLRRERKTLFREASYLPLGVEGGAAEHALAFARICDGEAVLVVAARLTYTLCRGDDGRWSPALWRGTQLHLGPDGALRRFRRWRNWLTGADCAATAGDGATLDLNNVFEGAGGLPFAVLVAQPESPA; encoded by the coding sequence GTGAATGCTCCGGGGGAGCTCGAACGGGCCGCTCTGGCGGAGGAGGCGCGCAGCCTCGGCATCACCGACCGCTACCACGGCTTCTGGGGCAACGAGGAACTGGTTTCCGAGGAAGTCCTGCGCCGCGCGATCGAATCGGTACGCGGCGATGGCCGCGAGCCGCCGCGGCAGCATCTCGGCCTGCCGGCCGTCCACGTCGGCCACGAGCAGGAGCCGATCACCTTGCAATGGGCCTGCGAGGATGCACAGGCCGCGCAATGGCAATTGGCGCCCGAGGACGGCGGCGCTCCCATTGCAACGGGCGACTTGCAGCATGCAGAAGGCCAGGGCACCATCACGCTGCCCGCCGACCTCGCCATGGGCTACTACCGCCTCACGCTGCAAGGCGCACCGGAGGGAGAGTACTGCCGCGTCGTCGCCGCGCCGCGCCACTCCTACGTTCCGGCGCCTCTGCACGAGGGCGAGCGCTGGTGGGGCTGCACGATCCAGCTCTATGCCTTGCGCTCCTCGCGCAACTGGGGCATCGGCGATTTCGGCGACCTGCGCCGGCTGTGCGACGCCGCGGCCCACCAGGGCGCGAGCTTCCTCGGCCTGAGCCCGCTGCACGCCCTCTTCCCGCACAACCCGGCGGCTGCGAGCCCCTACAGCCCGTCCAGCCGCAAGGCGCTGAACCCGATCTACCTGGACGTGCAGACGCTGGTGGACCTGAGCGGCTGCGAGGAAGCCACGCAGAAGGTGCAGTCCGAGACCTTCCAGGAGCGGCTGCGCGCGCTGCGCGACGCCGAGATGGTGGACTACCCCGGCACCGCAGCGGCCAAGGGAGAAGTGCTGCGCCTGCTGTGGCAGCACTTCGAACGCCACGAGCTGCACAAGGACCATTCGCGCGGCGCGCACTTCCTGCGCTACGTGCGCGAGCGCGAATCCACGCTGGGCCGCCACGCCTTGTTCGAGGCCTTGCAGGAGCACCTGCACGCGGCCGACGCCAACGTGTGGGGCTGGCCGGCCTGGCCGCAGGAATATCGCGACCCGGGCGGCGAAGCGACCCGCGCCTTCGCCAGCGAGCATGCCTCCGACGTGCAGTACCGCTTCTGGCTGCAATGGCTGGCGGAGCTGCAGCTGGAAGCCTGCCAGCGCTACGCGCGCACGCGCGGCATGGGCATCGGCCTGTATTGCGACCTGGCCGTGGGCGTCAACGGCGGCGGCGCCGAGACCTGGATGGAGCACGAGCTGTTCGCGCTGGGCATGCATGCCGGCGCGCCGCCCGACCCGCTCGCGGTCAAGGGCCAGGACTGGGGCCTGCCGCCCTGGAGCCCGCACCGGCTGCAGCAGGCGCGCTACCAGCCCTTCATCGACACCTTGCGCGCCAACATGCGGCACTGCGGCGCGCTGCGGCTGGACCACGCGATGGCGCTGATGCGCCTGTTCTGGACCGGCCCGGACGGCGGCACCTACGTCGAATACCCGCTGGAAGACCTGATGGGCGTGCTGGCGCTGGAAAGCCGGCGCCACGAATGCATGGTGATCGGCGAAGACCTCGGCAACGTGGCGCCGCGCATGCGCGAGGCCATGCGCGAAGGCAGCCTGCTGTCGTACCGCCCGCTGCTGTTCGAACGCGAGGACGACGGCGGCTTCCGCCCGCCCGCGAACTGGCTGCCGCAGGCGCTGGCGGTGTTCAGCACGCACGACCTGCCGACCTTGCGCGGCTTCTGGCTGGGCGAGGACATCGAGCTCGCCACCAGGCTGCAGCTGTACCCGAACCCGCAGGCGCGCGAAGAGCACGTGCTGAGCCGCGCGCAGGACCGCGCCCGCCTGCTGATGGCGCTGGAGCGCGAACAGCTGCTGCCCGAGGGCGTGAGCGTGCAGCCGACCTCGCTGCCCGACGCCACGCCGGGCTTCACCGATGCGGTCTACGCCTTCCTGGCCCGCACGCCCTGCTGGCTGGTGGGGGTGCAGCTGGAAGACGTCACCGGCCAGGTGCTGCAGGTCAACGTGCCGGGCACCACCGAGGACCGCTTCCCCAACTGGCGGCGCAAGCTCTCGGTGACCCTGGAAGGCCTGGGCAGCGACCCACGCTGGGCCTCGGTGACACAGGTGCTGCGCGAAGCGCGCAGCGGCCCCAGCATCGCCGCGCAGGCACCGCGAGAGCTGCCGGCGCTGGACACCGCGCTCATTCCCTGCGGCACCTATCGCGTGCAGTTCCACAAGGGCAACACCTTCGAACAGGTCACACAGGCCATCCCCTACCTGCGGGCGATGGGCGTGAGCCACCTCTATAGCTCGCCCTACCTGCGCGCGCGGCCTGGCAGCACCCATGGCTACGACATCGTCGACCACGGCGAACTCAATCCCGAAGTGGGCGACGAAGTAGCGCATGGGCGCCTGTGCCAGGCCTTGCGCCGCAACGGCATGGGGCAGATCCTCGACGTCGTGCCCAATCACATGGGCGTGCTGGAAGCGGACAACGCCTGGTGGCTGGACGTGCTGGAGCACGGACGCGGCTCGCCGCACGCGGAGTTCTTCGACATCGAATGGAACCCGGCGCAGCCGGACCTGGCCGGCCGACTGCTGCTGCCGGTGCTGGGTGACCAGTACGGCAAGGTGCTGGAAGCCGGCGAGATCCAGCTGCACTTCGCGCCCGAGGACGGCGAGTTCCGCCTGCACTACTGGGACCATCGCTTCCCGCTGGACCCGGCCAGCTACCCGGAGATCCTGGCGACCCTGCCCGCGCCGCCCGCGCGCGACGACAGCGAGGGCGACAGCCATGCGGTGGTGGGCGCCCTGCTCGACTCCTTCGGCCGCCTGCCCTCGCGCGACGTGCCCACGCCCGAGGGTCGCGCGTCCCGCGTGCGCGACAGCGCCGTCTACAAGCGGCAACTGGCGCGACTGGCGCAGAGGCACGAGTGGCTGGCGCGCTGGATCGAGGCCTGCGTGCAGCGCCTGAACGGCCAGGCCGGCGAACCCTCCAGCTTCGACGCGCTGGACCGCTTGATCCGCGCGCAGGCCTACCGCCTCGCCGACTGGCGGGTGGCGAGCGACGACGTCAACTACCGCCGCTTCTTCGACGTCAACACGCTGGCCGCGCTACGCATGGAGAAGCCCGAGGTATTCGAGGCCACGCACCGCAAGGTGCTGCACTGGCTGCAGGACGGCATGCTCACGGGACTGCGCATCGACCACCCCGACGGCTTGAGCGACCCGCAGCACTACTTCGAGCAGCTGCAGGCGCGCTACGCCGGCCAGGCCGAGGTGGCCGGCCACCATCCGCGCGCGCTGTACCTGCTGGTGGAAAAGATCCAGGCCGAGCACGAGCCACTGCCCGAGGACTGGCCGGTGCACGGCGACACCGGCTACCGCTTCGGCAGCCTGGTCAACGGCCTGTTCGTCGAAGGGCGCAACGAGAACGCGCTGCTCGCGGCCTACCACGCCTTCACCGGCGAGAGCACCGACTTCGACGAGATCCTGTACCAGTGCAAGCGGCTGATCATCGAGACCTCGCTGTACTCGGAGCTGAACTGGCTGACGCACGCGCTGTACCGGCTGACGCGCAGCAACCGCCGCCGCTGGGACTTCACGCGCAACCGCCTGCGCTGGGCGCTGGCCGAGGTGGCCGCGGCCTTCCCGGTCTACCGCACCTACCTGCGCGTCGGCGAGCCGGCCAGCGCGATGGACCGCCGCCACATCGACTGGGCCATTTCCGCCGCCGAGCGCCGCCTGGGCGGCTCGGAGGCCACGGTGCTGGCCCACCTGCGCGAAGTGCTGCTGGGCGAAGGCGAAGGCGCGGACCTGCCGGCCGGGCCGCGGGCGCGCTTCATCGCGCGCTGGCAGCAGTACACCGCGCCGGTGACGGCGAAGTCGATGGAGGACACGGCGTTCTACCGCTACCTGCCCTTGCTGTCGCTCAACGAGGTGGGCAGCGACCCGCGCAGCTTCGGCGTGTCGATCGCGGCTTTCCACTTCGCCAATGCCACGCGCCAGCGGCACCGGCCGCATTGCATGCTGGGCACGTCCACGCACGACAGCAAGCGCGGCGAGGACCTGCGCTCGCGCATCGACGTGCTGTCCGAAATGCCGGCGCAGTGGGAGGACAGCCTGCTGCGCCTGTCGCACTGGGCGCAGCTGTATGTGACGCGCAATTCCAAGGCAACCTGGCCGACCGGCAACGACGTCTGGCTCCTGTTCCAGACCCTGGTGGGCCTGTGGCCGGCACGACCGCCGGGCGAGGCCGAGCGCGAATCCATCCGCACCCGCGTGCAGGACTACATGCGCAAGGCAGTGCGCGAAGCCAAGCAGAACACCAGCTGGGTCTGCCCGGAAGGCGAGTACGAGGACGCGCTGGAGCGCTACGTCGACGGCGTGCTGCGCTCCAGCCAGCCGACGCCTTTCGCCGACGAACTGCAGAAGATCACCGCGCGCATCGCGCCCTTCGGCTTCCGCAACAGCCTGGCGCAGGTGGCGCTGAAATACACGGTGCCCGGTGTGCCGGACCTGTACCAGGGCTGCGAGCATTGGAACTTCAGCCTGGTCGACCCCGACAACCGGCGCCACGTGGATTTCGGCAAGCTGGCCGCGGACCTGGAAGGCCTGCGTGCGCTTTATGCGAACGGCCATCCCGACACGGAGCAGTGGCGCGCCCTGCACGCCTCGGTGGCCGATGGCCGGTTGAAGCAGCTGGTCACCTGGCGCTTGCTGCAGCTGCGGCGCGAGCGCAAGACCCTGTTCCGCGAGGCCAGCTACCTGCCGCTGGGCGTGGAAGGCGGCGCCGCCGAACACGCGCTGGCCTTCGCCCGCATCTGCGATGGCGAAGCGGTGCTGGTGGTGGCGGCGCGCCTGACCTATACCTTGTGCCGCGGCGACGATGGGCGCTGGTCACCCGCGCTCTGGCGCGGCACGCAGCTGCACCTGGGTCCCGATGGCGCGCTGCGCCGCTTCCGGCGCTGGCGCAACTGGCTCACGGGCGCCGACTGCGCCGCAACGGCGGGCGATGGCGCCACCCTGGATCTGAACAACGTTTTCGAAGGCGCCGGCGGCCTGCCCTTTGCCGTGCTGGTCGCGCAGCCGGAGTCCCCTGCATGA
- the treZ gene encoding malto-oligosyltrehalose trehalohydrolase: protein MRCQHEMPFGASLHAGGATFRLWAPAARSAELSFAPNAAGRAIAHPAEADAEGWWECTLAEAAAGSVYQWRIDGQLLVPDPASRQNPEGPHGPSAVVDPRQFEWDAGWSGRPWNEVVLYELHVGAFTPEGTFRAAEARLRELADIGITAIELMPVSNFGGRFGWGYDGVLPFAPHDAYGAPDDLKHLVQAAHRLGMMVFLDVVYNHFGPDGNYLHAYAPGFFSQTHSSPWGAAINFDGPDNRPVRDFFIHNALYWLQEYRFDGLRLDAVHAIRDSSTPHILEELSATVRKATHGRHVHLVLENEDNDWRLLARSEPPGRYDAQWNDDFHHALHVALTGETQSYYHDYGVDPLDLLGRAFTHGMVFEGSQRKPGGARKHVHAAPAQDLTTLVNFAHNHDQVGNRARGERLSQLVPPEAAQLPTLLALLTPAIPMLFLGEESGAKAPFLYFADWEGKLREAVRAGRKREFGHDHAEDLPDPCSAATFAACRPDAAQAHSEAGRAWRDNVRAAVEARRSCITPRQAQLLTGKHSVQRIGEHGLAVQWRYADGQMLSLELNLGAAPIAVPPQHLGPVEANCVFSHRWPASQPPGQWPPFAARWLLGAEITQ from the coding sequence ATGCGGTGCCAGCACGAGATGCCTTTCGGCGCCAGCCTGCACGCGGGCGGCGCCACCTTCCGGCTCTGGGCGCCAGCCGCGCGCAGCGCGGAACTCTCCTTCGCGCCCAACGCGGCGGGGCGCGCGATAGCGCACCCGGCGGAAGCCGACGCCGAGGGCTGGTGGGAATGCACCTTGGCCGAGGCGGCGGCCGGCAGCGTCTACCAGTGGCGCATCGACGGCCAGCTGCTGGTGCCCGACCCGGCTTCGCGCCAGAACCCCGAGGGACCGCACGGGCCCAGCGCGGTCGTCGACCCGCGCCAGTTCGAATGGGACGCCGGCTGGTCCGGCCGGCCCTGGAACGAAGTGGTGCTGTACGAACTGCACGTGGGCGCCTTCACGCCCGAGGGCACCTTTCGCGCAGCCGAAGCGCGGCTACGCGAGCTGGCGGACATCGGCATCACGGCCATCGAGCTGATGCCGGTCAGCAACTTCGGCGGCCGCTTCGGCTGGGGTTACGACGGCGTGCTGCCCTTCGCGCCGCATGACGCCTATGGCGCACCCGACGACCTGAAGCACCTGGTGCAGGCAGCGCATCGCCTCGGGATGATGGTGTTCCTGGACGTTGTCTACAACCACTTCGGGCCCGACGGCAACTACCTGCACGCGTATGCGCCCGGCTTCTTCTCGCAGACGCATTCCAGCCCCTGGGGCGCTGCGATCAACTTCGACGGGCCGGACAACCGGCCGGTGCGCGACTTCTTCATCCACAACGCGCTCTACTGGCTGCAGGAGTACCGCTTCGACGGCCTGCGGCTGGACGCGGTGCACGCCATCCGCGACAGCAGCACGCCGCACATCCTGGAGGAGCTGTCCGCCACCGTGCGCAAGGCCACGCACGGCCGGCACGTGCACCTGGTGCTGGAGAACGAGGACAACGACTGGCGCCTGCTGGCCCGGTCCGAGCCGCCGGGCCGCTACGACGCACAGTGGAACGACGATTTCCACCATGCGCTGCACGTGGCGCTGACCGGCGAGACGCAGAGCTACTACCACGACTACGGTGTCGATCCGCTGGACCTGCTGGGACGAGCGTTCACGCACGGCATGGTGTTCGAGGGTTCGCAACGCAAGCCCGGCGGCGCCCGCAAGCATGTGCACGCGGCACCGGCGCAGGACCTGACGACGCTCGTCAACTTCGCGCACAACCACGACCAGGTCGGCAACCGCGCGCGCGGCGAGCGCCTGTCGCAGCTGGTGCCGCCGGAAGCGGCGCAGTTGCCGACCTTGCTGGCGCTGCTGACGCCGGCCATTCCCATGTTGTTTCTCGGCGAGGAGTCCGGCGCGAAAGCGCCCTTCCTCTATTTCGCCGACTGGGAAGGCAAGCTGCGCGAAGCGGTACGCGCAGGGCGCAAGCGCGAGTTCGGGCACGACCACGCCGAGGACCTGCCGGATCCCTGCAGCGCGGCCACCTTCGCTGCCTGCCGGCCTGACGCCGCGCAGGCGCACAGCGAAGCCGGCCGGGCCTGGCGCGACAACGTGCGTGCCGCCGTGGAGGCGCGCCGCAGTTGCATCACGCCGCGGCAGGCGCAGCTGCTCACCGGCAAGCACAGCGTGCAGCGCATCGGCGAGCACGGGCTGGCGGTGCAGTGGCGCTATGCGGATGGCCAGATGCTGTCGCTGGAGCTGAACCTCGGCGCCGCCCCCATCGCCGTGCCGCCGCAGCACCTGGGCCCGGTCGAAGCGAACTGCGTGTTCAGCCACCGCTGGCCCGCCAGCCAGCCGCCCGGCCAGTGGCCGCCCTTCGCGGCGCGCTGGCTGCTGGGCGCGGAGATCACGCAGTGA
- the glgX gene encoding glycogen debranching protein GlgX gives MTAQAVATSRSPRVSNPPAESGAPAACAAGRPWPLGATLEAGGVNFAVYASSAERVELCLFAEGGEREERRVILPGHTDDIWHGFVPGLRAGQRYGLRVHGPYEPLHGWRCNPYKLLLDPYAKALDRPLRGAAWQYGYPLGQDKRDLHMDTRDNAAYAAKCVIVDSRFDWGKDRPPGTPMEDSVFYEVHVRGFSKQLPDLPEEVRGTFLGLASEPAVAHLKALGITAVQLLPVHAFNDERRLVELGLANYWGYNSIGFFAPDPRYLSKGQPDEFRTMVKALHGAGIEVILDVVYNHSCEGNHLGPTLAFKGLDNRSYYRLTDDYRHYVDYTGTGNTLNTSHPAMLRLCMDSLRYWVQEMHVDGFRFDLAPALARNASGGFDHRGPFLSAVAQDPVLKHVKMIAEPWDLGENGYQVGGFPIGWSEWNGQYRDRVRDYWRGEEGSLGDFAAALCGSADIYGHSRRPPRASINLITVHDGFTLQDLVSYNEKHNEANAEDNRDGESHNRSWNCGVEGPTGDPEILAFRERQKRNFLTTLFASRGVPLLLGGDEMGRTQGGNNNAYCQDNPVSWFDWSKARRSDPLIAFTSDVIRLRRELPVLRRNAWLTGRPDEAGRRDIGWYSVWGLEMTGEEWTNPAVRCVAAVLDCRYAHPEEEPGCSVLLVFNATGDEATFTLPQVPGHEEEWALRIYTGEGHFEEAAARRYAPGAKLEMLPHSMALLTQKPRE, from the coding sequence ATGACGGCGCAAGCCGTCGCTACATCCCGCTCTCCCCGCGTCAGCAATCCACCGGCCGAGTCCGGAGCACCTGCAGCCTGCGCAGCCGGGCGGCCCTGGCCGCTCGGCGCCACGCTGGAGGCCGGCGGCGTCAACTTCGCCGTCTATGCCAGCTCCGCCGAAAGGGTGGAGCTCTGCCTGTTCGCGGAGGGTGGCGAGCGCGAAGAGCGCCGCGTCATCCTGCCCGGCCACACCGACGACATCTGGCACGGCTTCGTGCCCGGCCTGCGGGCCGGGCAACGCTACGGCCTGCGCGTGCACGGCCCTTACGAGCCGCTGCACGGCTGGCGCTGCAACCCCTACAAGCTGCTGCTCGACCCTTACGCCAAGGCGCTGGACCGCCCGCTGCGCGGCGCCGCCTGGCAATACGGCTACCCGCTCGGCCAGGACAAGCGCGACCTGCACATGGACACGCGCGACAACGCCGCCTACGCCGCCAAGTGCGTCATCGTGGACTCCCGCTTCGACTGGGGCAAGGACCGCCCGCCCGGCACGCCGATGGAAGACAGCGTCTTCTACGAGGTCCACGTGCGCGGCTTCAGCAAGCAGTTGCCGGACTTGCCCGAGGAAGTGCGCGGCACTTTCCTGGGCCTGGCCAGCGAACCGGCCGTCGCGCACCTGAAAGCGCTGGGCATCACGGCGGTGCAGTTGCTGCCGGTGCACGCCTTCAACGACGAACGCCGGCTGGTCGAACTGGGGCTGGCCAACTACTGGGGCTACAACAGCATCGGCTTCTTCGCGCCGGACCCGCGCTACCTTTCCAAGGGCCAGCCGGACGAATTCCGGACGATGGTGAAGGCGCTGCATGGGGCCGGCATCGAGGTGATCCTGGACGTGGTCTACAACCACAGCTGCGAAGGCAACCACCTCGGCCCCACCCTCGCCTTCAAGGGCCTGGACAACCGCAGCTACTACCGCCTTACCGACGACTACCGCCACTACGTCGACTACACCGGCACCGGCAACACGCTCAATACCAGCCACCCGGCGATGCTGCGGTTGTGCATGGACAGCTTGCGCTACTGGGTGCAGGAGATGCACGTGGACGGCTTCCGCTTCGACCTGGCGCCGGCGCTGGCGCGCAACGCCAGCGGCGGCTTCGACCATCGCGGCCCCTTCCTGTCGGCGGTGGCGCAGGACCCAGTTCTCAAGCACGTGAAGATGATCGCCGAGCCCTGGGACCTGGGCGAGAACGGCTACCAGGTGGGCGGCTTTCCCATCGGCTGGAGCGAATGGAACGGGCAATACCGGGACCGCGTGCGCGACTACTGGCGGGGCGAGGAAGGCAGCCTGGGCGACTTCGCCGCGGCGCTCTGCGGCTCGGCCGACATCTACGGCCACTCGCGGCGGCCGCCGCGCGCCAGCATCAACCTGATCACCGTGCACGACGGCTTCACCCTGCAGGACCTGGTGAGCTACAACGAGAAGCACAACGAGGCCAACGCCGAGGACAACCGCGACGGCGAAAGCCACAACCGCAGCTGGAACTGCGGCGTCGAAGGGCCGACCGGCGACCCCGAGATCCTGGCCTTCCGCGAGCGCCAGAAGCGCAACTTCCTCACCACGCTGTTCGCCTCGCGCGGCGTGCCGCTGCTGCTGGGCGGCGACGAGATGGGCCGCACCCAGGGCGGCAACAACAACGCGTACTGCCAGGACAACCCGGTAAGCTGGTTCGACTGGAGCAAGGCGCGCCGCAGCGATCCGCTGATCGCCTTCACGAGCGACGTGATCCGGCTGCGGCGCGAGCTGCCGGTGCTGCGCCGGAACGCCTGGCTGACGGGCCGCCCGGACGAAGCGGGCCGGCGCGACATCGGCTGGTACAGCGTCTGGGGCCTGGAGATGACGGGCGAGGAATGGACCAACCCGGCCGTGCGCTGCGTGGCCGCCGTGCTCGATTGCCGCTACGCGCATCCGGAGGAAGAGCCCGGCTGCTCGGTGCTGCTGGTCTTCAACGCCACCGGCGACGAGGCCACCTTCACGCTGCCGCAGGTGCCCGGCCACGAGGAGGAATGGGCCCTGCGCATCTACACTGGGGAAGGCCACTTCGAGGAGGCCGCGGCGCGCCGCTACGCGCCCGGCGCCAAGCTGGAGATGCTGCCCCATTCCATGGCCTTGCTGACGCAGAAACCGAGGGAATAA
- the glgC gene encoding glucose-1-phosphate adenylyltransferase: MPANRNVLAFVMAGGEGSRLHPLTANRCKPAVPFNGKHRIIDFVLSNLVNSEIYSTYLLVQYKSQSLIEHVRQTWTMARFMPQQFITVVPPQMRNGPEWFQGTADAVYQNIHLIESMQPDIVAVFGADHIYRMDVRQMIDFHIKSNAHASVATLPVELRECDQFGIVDVDDNHRIVDFKEKPKSARPMPGSRTHALASMGNYIFNADVLLQQLKRMHDNGETDFGKHILPSMVKSHKLVAYDFATNIIPGTEPYEEHAYWRDVGTIDAYYQAHFDTLGAQPRFRMTNRRWPIYASPDQAESAQIENGVINRSVVGSGSIVDGATLDHAMLRRSVLVERNARLEHCIVMERSRIGRGAQVRRAIIDQDNDVPPEERIGFNLEQDRKRFPVTPNGIVVVPAGYFPVRRAQSPFLAQIDESATLGEESTRMMEMLA; encoded by the coding sequence ATGCCCGCCAATAGAAACGTCCTGGCCTTCGTGATGGCCGGAGGCGAAGGCTCGCGCCTGCATCCGCTGACCGCCAACCGCTGCAAGCCCGCGGTGCCGTTCAACGGCAAGCACCGCATCATCGACTTCGTGCTGTCCAACCTGGTGAACTCGGAGATCTACTCCACCTACCTGCTGGTCCAGTACAAGTCACAGTCGCTGATCGAGCACGTGCGGCAGACCTGGACCATGGCGCGCTTCATGCCGCAGCAGTTCATCACCGTGGTGCCGCCGCAGATGCGCAACGGGCCGGAATGGTTCCAGGGCACGGCGGACGCGGTCTACCAGAACATCCACCTGATCGAGAGCATGCAGCCGGACATCGTGGCAGTGTTCGGCGCCGACCACATCTACCGTATGGACGTGCGGCAGATGATCGACTTCCACATCAAGAGCAACGCCCACGCCAGCGTGGCGACCCTGCCGGTGGAACTGCGCGAGTGCGACCAGTTCGGCATCGTCGACGTCGACGACAACCACCGCATCGTCGACTTCAAGGAAAAGCCGAAGAGCGCGCGTCCCATGCCGGGCAGCCGCACGCACGCGCTGGCCTCGATGGGCAACTACATCTTCAACGCCGACGTGCTGCTGCAGCAGTTGAAGCGCATGCACGACAACGGCGAGACCGACTTCGGCAAGCACATCCTGCCGTCGATGGTGAAGAGCCACAAGCTGGTGGCCTACGACTTCGCCACCAACATCATCCCGGGCACCGAGCCCTACGAAGAGCACGCCTACTGGCGCGACGTCGGCACCATCGACGCCTATTACCAGGCGCACTTCGACACGCTGGGCGCGCAGCCGCGCTTCCGCATGACCAACCGCCGCTGGCCGATCTACGCCAGCCCGGACCAGGCGGAATCGGCGCAGATCGAGAACGGCGTCATCAACCGCTCGGTGGTGGGCTCCGGCAGCATCGTCGACGGCGCCACGCTGGACCATGCGATGCTGCGCCGCTCGGTGCTGGTGGAGCGCAACGCCCGGCTGGAACACTGCATCGTGATGGAGCGTTCGCGCATCGGCCGCGGCGCTCAGGTGCGGCGCGCCATCATCGACCAGGACAACGACGTGCCGCCGGAAGAGCGGATCGGCTTCAACCTGGAGCAGGACCGCAAGCGCTTCCCGGTCACGCCCAACGGCATCGTCGTGGTGCCGGCCGGCTACTTCCCGGTGCGCCGCGCGCAGTCGCCTTTCCTGGCGCAGATTGACGAAAGTGCCACGCTGGGCGAAGAATCCACCCGCATGATGGAGATGCTTGCATGA